The Bos indicus isolate NIAB-ARS_2022 breed Sahiwal x Tharparkar chromosome X, NIAB-ARS_B.indTharparkar_mat_pri_1.0, whole genome shotgun sequence genome has a window encoding:
- the LOC139181543 gene encoding uncharacterized protein: MAAAAALPQRLQEAKRHSPTGSRIRNRKDRPSYEKRRIGNTTLLRAFDWTIRDQEAGSVKNRWSKRLLSPGPLPRVLPDVLTKPHPGQELAHDRIPIFPGKTLPSWGQALLSQDFELLCQDGTRADVTEWRQCHLARVPAHAVVVRADTDGGLIFRLLNEGQRLFSHEGSSFHMFSSEAYGQKNLLFKDATSELVPIATQTYEAWLGREYLHAMKGLLCDPNRKSTFLFSCWPQPDYGCGQACWRVGHRRTHTPGGVCASWPQWEPVSSTSLPLMVGEEASLESNGSTVPWKPYLLWGVGSRTPGSVLKGLCPSTQYLSSPVFLPPQWLTPPTMPPSSHNAPILPQCPHPPTSSAFSKSSLNIWKFTVHVLLKPGLENFEHYFGSMWDECNCAVV, translated from the exons atggcggcggcggcagcgctGCCTCAGCGGCTACAGGAGGCTAAACGGCACT CTCCCACCGGAAGCCGAATAAGGAACCGGAAAGACCGCCCGTCCTATGAGAAAAGGAGAATTGGTAACACTACGTTACTAAGGGCTTTTGATTGGACAATACGCGATCAGGAGGCTGGATCTGTGAAAAACCGTTGGTCGAAGAGACT GCTCTCCCCAGGCCCCCTCCCAAGGGTCCTCCCCGATGTCCTCACCAAGCCCCACCCAGGACAGGAGTTGGCTCATGACAGGATTCCCATCTTCCCAGGGAAAACCCTGCCCTCCTGGGGCCAGGCACTGCTGTCACAGGACTTTGAGCTGCTGTGCCAGGATGGCACCAGGGCTGATGTCACCGAATGGAGGCAATGCCACTTGGCTCGGGTACCAGCTCACGCCGTGGTGGTCCGGGCCGACACAGATGGAGGCCTCATCTTCCGGCTGCTCAATGAAGGCCAG CGTCTGTTCAGCCATGAGGGTAGCAGCTTCCACATGTTCAGCTCTGAGGCCTATGGCCAGAAGAACCTGCTATTTAAAGACGCCACCTCCGAGCTGGTGCCCATCGCCACACAGACCTATGAGGCATGGCTGGGCCGCGAATACCTGCATGCCATGAAGGGTCTCCTCTGTGACCCCAACCGTAAGTctacctttctcttctcctgctgGCCCCAGCCTGACTATGGGTGTGGTCAGGCTTGCTGGAGAGTTGGCCACAGGAGGACACACACCCCAGGAGGTGTATGTGCTTCTTGGCCTCAATGGGAACCTGTTTCTTCCACCTCcctgcctctcatggttggggaAGAAGCATCTCTGGAGTCAAATGGCAGCACTGTACCCTGGAAACCCTACCTGCTCTGGGGGGTGGGATCCAGAACCCCAGGGTCTGTCTTGAAGGGTCTCTGCCCCTCCACCCAGTATTTGTCAAGTCCTGTCTTTCTCCCTCCACAGTGGCTTACTCCTCCCACAATGCCCCCATCCTCCCACAATGCCCCCATCCTCCCACAGTGCCCCCAtcctcccacctcctctgccttttctaaatccagcttgaacatctggaagttcacagttcatgttctgttgaagcctggcttggagaattttgagcattactttggtagcatgtgggatgagtgcaattgtgcggtagtttga
- the LOC109555416 gene encoding rho-related GTP-binding protein RhoG-like, whose translation MDSKGRMQTIKCVVVGDGAVGKTCLLISYTTNAFPEEYIPTVFDNYSAQTSVDGQIVILNLWDTAGQEEYDRLRTLSYPQTNIFVICFSIGNPSSYANVRHKWYPEVSHHCPNIPVLLVGTKRDLRSDLETVKKLKEQSLVPTSPQQGTSLAKQVGAVKYLECSALMHDGVREVFLEAIRAVLYPATKKNTKKCVLL comes from the exons ATG GACTCCAAGGGAAGAATGCAGACGATCAAATGTGTGGTTGTGGGAGATGGGGCTGTAGGTAAGACCTGCCTCCTCATCAGTTACACAACAAATGCCTTTCCTGAGGAGTATATCCCCACTGTCTTTGACAACTATAGTGCCCAGACATCTGTGGATGGCCAGATTGTCATCCTGAACCTGTGGGACACAGCTGGCCAAGAAGAGTATGACCGACTGAGAACACTCTCCTACCCCCAGACCAATATCTTCGTCATTTGCTTTTCCATTGGCAACCCATCTTCTTATGCCAATGTGAGGCATAAGTGGTACCCCGAGGTGTCCCATCATTGCCCCAATATACCTGTTTTGCTGGTAGGCACCAAGAGGGACCTGCGAAGTGACCTTGAGACAGTGAAGAAGCTAAAGGAACAGAGCCTAGTGCCCACAAGTCCTCAGCAAGGCACTTCCCTGGCTAAGCAGGTGGGGGCTGTGAAATATCTGGAATGTTCAGCCCTGATGCATGATGGGGTCCGTGAGGTATTTTTGGAAGCCATCCGGGCTGTGCTTTACCCTGCCACAAAGAAGAACACCAAAAAGTGTGTCCTCTTATAG